The following proteins are encoded in a genomic region of Synechococcus sp. CBW1002:
- a CDS encoding AbrB family transcriptional regulator, giving the protein MASFWPLVFYGLAGLAGGLLALRTGIPAAPLAGALLGAGIVSMSGRLELAQWPSGSRTVLEIAIGTVIGTGLTANALTELRLLWRPAVLITLTLVLTGVVVGLWCSRLLGIDPVVALLGAAPGGISGMSLVGAEFGVGAAVAALHAVRLITVLLVLPLVVKLVLPLSSPPP; this is encoded by the coding sequence ATGGCCTCCTTCTGGCCCCTGGTTTTCTATGGGTTGGCAGGTCTGGCGGGTGGCCTGCTCGCCCTGCGTACCGGCATTCCAGCCGCCCCACTGGCCGGCGCGCTGCTCGGGGCCGGCATCGTGAGCATGAGTGGACGGCTGGAACTGGCCCAGTGGCCCAGCGGCAGCCGCACGGTGCTGGAGATCGCCATCGGCACAGTGATCGGAACAGGGCTCACGGCCAACGCCCTGACCGAGCTGCGTCTGCTGTGGCGGCCGGCGGTGCTGATCACCCTCACCCTGGTGCTCACGGGCGTGGTGGTGGGTCTGTGGTGCAGCCGACTGCTGGGGATTGATCCGGTGGTGGCCCTGCTGGGAGCGGCTCCAGGAGGGATCAGCGGCATGAGCCTGGTGGGGGCCGAGTTCGGCGTCGGCGCCGCTGTCGCAGCCCTGCACGCCGTGCGTCTGATCACCGTGCTGCTGGTGCTGCCCCTGGTGGTGAAGCTGGTGCTCCCATTGTCCAGCCCGCCCCCTTGA
- a CDS encoding DUF6554 family protein: MDLRLPRVFLHGLLPVAVLFGGAATLPSRAQGSSDAGSKGAQVYCFMRGAGNNHQVSWDAAYALIKRQSASLFKTSPEHGAVMITEAVVQNPGTYPDCGRFLGDLYAKPQADAGSATSPDSPRPSSGMTREQRYSY; the protein is encoded by the coding sequence ATGGATCTCCGCCTGCCACGTGTCTTCCTGCACGGCCTCCTGCCCGTCGCCGTGCTGTTCGGCGGCGCGGCAACCCTGCCGTCACGGGCTCAAGGGAGCAGCGATGCCGGCAGCAAAGGGGCGCAGGTGTATTGCTTCATGCGAGGCGCAGGTAACAATCATCAGGTGAGCTGGGATGCGGCCTACGCCTTGATCAAGCGTCAGAGCGCCAGCCTGTTCAAGACCTCACCGGAACACGGCGCCGTCATGATCACCGAGGCAGTGGTTCAGAACCCCGGGACCTATCCCGATTGCGGCCGCTTCCTGGGAGACCTCTACGCCAAGCCCCAGGCTGACGCCGGCTCCGCGACTTCGCCAGACAGCCCCCGACCAAGCAGCGGCATGACCCGTGAACAGCGCTACAGCTACTGA
- a CDS encoding DEAD/DEAH box helicase yields MRLGESGLIEVVSPYDAVTQAQLRAVRPPGRWLGRKRCWEFPLRAAGALQACLGRRFALDPELEQWLAWLQQPLPPLPPHQVLVEAAATTEPLPDGRRLFAHQRAAVRWLLARRGAVLADAMGLGKTLTALMAARTLARLSDCRIVVLAPVGLHAHWRREAAALQLHLEVHSWSRLPAALPPAGTVLLADEAHYAQSLAARRTQAFLRLARHPRLRAIWLLTGTPMKNGRPAQLFPLLAAIGHPLAEDQRRYEELFCQGHWREQGGRRIWQAQGASRLEELRRLTRPLLLHRRKQDCLDLPPKHRRLVAAELTPSEARGFRHRLQGVIDDYRRRAAQGRVRRDAEALAVLTALRRIGSDYKLSLAHRLVTACLAEGEPVVVFTGFVATATLLAAQLQGGLGEGALADGAPGEAAGAVLLTGRVPVGWRQERVEAFQAGRSPLLIATYGTGGLGFTLHRARHVVLIERPWTPGDAEQAEDRCHRIGMTAPLTCHWLQLGVADQLVDGLIDSKAERIALLLENRQRQLRRQALPAMVRELIDGWS; encoded by the coding sequence ATGCGGCTGGGGGAGTCGGGCCTGATTGAGGTGGTCAGCCCCTACGACGCCGTGACCCAGGCCCAGCTCCGGGCGGTGCGTCCGCCGGGACGCTGGCTGGGCCGAAAACGGTGCTGGGAGTTTCCGCTCCGTGCGGCCGGTGCGCTGCAGGCTTGCCTGGGGCGCCGCTTTGCTCTGGATCCGGAACTGGAGCAGTGGCTGGCCTGGCTGCAGCAGCCCCTTCCGCCCCTGCCTCCCCATCAGGTCCTGGTGGAGGCTGCCGCCACCACCGAGCCCCTTCCGGATGGGCGCCGCCTGTTTGCCCATCAGCGGGCCGCCGTGCGCTGGCTCCTGGCCCGCCGCGGCGCCGTGCTGGCCGATGCCATGGGCCTCGGCAAGACCCTGACGGCCCTGATGGCGGCCCGCACCCTGGCGCGCCTGTCGGATTGCCGCATCGTGGTGCTGGCGCCGGTGGGGCTGCATGCGCACTGGCGCCGGGAGGCGGCCGCGCTGCAGCTTCATCTGGAGGTGCACAGCTGGTCCAGGCTGCCCGCTGCCCTGCCGCCGGCGGGCACCGTGTTGCTGGCCGATGAAGCCCACTATGCCCAGTCCCTGGCGGCCAGACGGACCCAGGCGTTTCTTCGGCTGGCCCGTCATCCCCGCCTGAGGGCGATCTGGCTGCTCACCGGCACTCCGATGAAGAACGGTCGACCGGCCCAGCTGTTCCCCCTGCTGGCGGCGATCGGCCATCCCCTGGCTGAGGATCAGCGCCGCTATGAGGAGTTGTTCTGCCAGGGCCACTGGCGTGAGCAGGGTGGGCGGCGTATCTGGCAGGCCCAGGGGGCGAGCCGGCTGGAGGAACTCCGGCGGCTGACCCGCCCCCTGCTGTTGCACCGCCGCAAGCAGGATTGCCTCGATCTCCCGCCCAAGCATCGCCGCCTCGTTGCCGCGGAGCTCACGCCCTCGGAGGCCCGCGGCTTTCGGCATCGTCTTCAGGGCGTGATCGACGATTACCGTCGGCGGGCCGCCCAGGGCCGGGTCCGCCGCGACGCTGAGGCCCTGGCTGTGCTCACGGCCCTGCGGCGGATCGGTTCGGACTACAAGCTGTCCCTGGCCCATCGCCTCGTCACCGCCTGTCTGGCGGAGGGCGAACCGGTGGTGGTGTTCACCGGGTTTGTGGCTACGGCGACTCTGCTGGCGGCCCAGCTGCAGGGGGGCCTGGGCGAGGGGGCTCTGGCTGACGGGGCACCCGGGGAAGCGGCGGGGGCGGTACTGCTCACCGGGCGCGTGCCGGTGGGGTGGCGTCAGGAGCGGGTGGAAGCCTTTCAGGCTGGCCGCTCGCCGTTGCTGATCGCCACCTACGGCACGGGCGGACTGGGTTTCACCCTGCATCGGGCGCGCCATGTGGTGCTGATCGAGCGTCCCTGGACCCCCGGAGATGCCGAGCAGGCGGAAGACCGCTGTCATCGGATCGGCATGACCGCACCGCTGACCTGCCATTGGCTGCAGCTGGGGGTGGCCGATCAGCTCGTCGATGGCCTGATCGACAGCAAGGCCGAGCGCATTGCTCTGCTGCTGGAGAACCGCCAGCGTCAGCTGCGTCGCCAGGCTCTGCCGGCGATGGTGCGGGAGCTGATCGATGGTTGGTCCTGA
- a CDS encoding HNH endonuclease, which yields MQARDAVFLEDLCPKLRARRWRRSIHQVTDSHCLYCGRPSESIDHVLPRSRGGMSVTENCVPACLACNGAKGDTEAFDWYRRQSFYDPRRAMALRAWMDGDLRLALRLLQWSLPAQAGPGAAGADPAHQTRQATTPLYRWQMAS from the coding sequence ATGCAGGCCAGGGATGCGGTCTTCCTGGAAGATCTCTGCCCAAAGTTGCGTGCCAGACGCTGGCGACGGTCGATCCATCAGGTGACCGACAGCCACTGCCTCTACTGCGGACGACCTTCTGAATCCATTGATCATGTGCTGCCCCGCAGCCGCGGCGGGATGAGCGTCACTGAGAACTGTGTACCGGCCTGCCTGGCCTGTAACGGCGCCAAAGGGGATACCGAGGCCTTCGACTGGTACCGCCGTCAGTCGTTCTACGACCCGCGTCGCGCCATGGCTCTGCGCGCCTGGATGGACGGCGATCTGCGCCTGGCCCTACGGCTGCTGCAGTGGAGTCTTCCGGCCCAGGCCGGGCCAGGCGCTGCGGGCGCTGACCCGGCTCACCAGACGCGGCAGGCGACAACACCGTTGTATCGCTGGCAGATGGCCTCCTGA
- a CDS encoding SDR family oxidoreductase: MPPSSAPLPLLLPAALRPRRVLVVGGGYSGNRFAAALSAQAVPVITTHRRPADANAPLTWLPFDSEAGIVPGRTDLEGFSHVLTTVPPGRDGRDPVLDLLGPLLRSLPLQWLGVLSTTGVYGDTAGAWVDETAPLQPSLERSRARVASEAGWRALGLPLQIFRLPAIYGPGRSPFASLRSGRSRLIHKPGQVFSRIHVDDIVGALLHNLALPAEQRPPVLNVSDNRPCPSSETLGYAAHLIGHPLPPVASYDAIADTMSPMARSFWSENRRVGNLLLCQKLGYRLRYPSYREGYRACLQEENGTPEPD, encoded by the coding sequence GTGCCGCCCTCGTCTGCTCCGCTCCCGCTCCTCCTGCCTGCAGCACTGCGCCCCCGGCGGGTATTGGTGGTGGGCGGCGGCTACAGCGGCAACCGCTTCGCGGCGGCGCTGAGCGCCCAGGCGGTGCCGGTGATCACAACCCACCGCCGGCCGGCCGATGCCAACGCACCACTGACCTGGCTGCCGTTCGACAGCGAAGCCGGCATAGTGCCCGGCCGCACCGATCTGGAGGGCTTCAGCCATGTGCTCACCACCGTGCCGCCGGGCCGCGATGGCCGCGATCCGGTGCTCGATCTGCTCGGACCGTTGCTGCGCAGCCTGCCCCTGCAATGGCTGGGCGTTCTCTCCACCACCGGCGTCTATGGCGACACGGCCGGTGCCTGGGTTGACGAGACAGCCCCGCTGCAACCCTCGCTGGAGCGCAGCCGCGCCCGGGTCGCCAGCGAAGCCGGTTGGCGAGCTCTGGGACTGCCCCTGCAGATCTTTCGTCTACCGGCGATCTATGGCCCCGGCCGCAGCCCCTTCGCCAGCCTGCGCAGCGGCCGCAGCCGGCTGATCCACAAGCCTGGCCAGGTGTTCAGCCGCATCCACGTCGACGACATCGTCGGGGCGCTGTTGCATAACCTCGCCCTGCCGGCGGAACAACGGCCACCCGTGCTCAACGTCTCGGATAACAGACCCTGCCCCTCGAGCGAAACCCTGGGCTACGCCGCCCACCTGATCGGCCATCCCCTGCCGCCGGTGGCGTCGTACGACGCCATCGCCGACACGATGAGCCCGATGGCCCGCAGCTTCTGGAGCGAGAACCGGCGCGTCGGCAACCTGCTTCTCTGCCAGAAGCTGGGGTATCGCCTGCGGTACCCCAGCTACCGCGAGGGCTACCGCGCCTGCCTGCAGGAAGAAAACGGGACACCTGAACCCGACTGA
- the pdxA gene encoding 4-hydroxythreonine-4-phosphate dehydrogenase PdxA: protein MVSAGPGTPYLDARRARRLAIALGDPAGIGIEVTLKALARPLPGDLVPVLVGCRRWLERSYEALRVHSREALADPADFEVVDLPLLEPAAWGQSTPACGDACFHWLTAATEQVLQGDCDALVTAPIAKASWAAAGHPYPGQTERLSELAGGAPTSMLFTARSPRGNWRLNTLLATTHIPLAAVPAALGPELVQTKLDVLLSFCQRFSPRPRLVVAGLNPHAGEAGQLGREELEWLNACLEDWRKYHPNVTLQGPLPPDTCWLDAGSAWHGHGPGADGYLALYHDQGLIPVKLLAFDAAVNTSLGLPFLRTSPDHGTGFDIAGQGVARPDSMAAAITTAWEFG, encoded by the coding sequence ATGGTGTCAGCAGGTCCAGGTACTCCCTACCTTGACGCTAGGAGAGCCCGGCGGCTGGCCATCGCCCTCGGCGACCCCGCCGGCATCGGTATCGAAGTGACCCTCAAGGCGCTGGCCAGGCCGCTCCCCGGCGACCTGGTCCCAGTGCTGGTGGGGTGTCGGCGTTGGCTGGAACGCAGCTACGAAGCCCTGCGCGTCCACAGTCGTGAGGCCCTGGCCGATCCGGCAGATTTCGAGGTGGTCGACCTGCCGCTGCTGGAACCAGCCGCATGGGGGCAAAGCACACCCGCCTGCGGCGACGCCTGCTTCCACTGGCTCACGGCGGCCACCGAACAGGTGCTGCAGGGCGATTGCGACGCCCTTGTGACAGCCCCGATCGCCAAGGCAAGCTGGGCGGCCGCCGGGCATCCGTACCCGGGCCAGACGGAACGGCTGTCCGAACTGGCCGGAGGGGCACCGACCTCGATGCTGTTCACGGCCCGCTCACCGCGAGGAAACTGGCGACTCAACACCCTGCTGGCCACCACCCACATCCCCCTCGCAGCAGTGCCGGCAGCCCTGGGACCGGAGCTGGTGCAGACCAAGCTGGACGTGCTGCTGAGCTTCTGCCAACGCTTCAGCCCACGGCCGCGGCTTGTGGTGGCCGGACTCAATCCCCACGCCGGCGAAGCGGGCCAGCTCGGCCGCGAGGAGCTCGAGTGGCTGAACGCCTGTCTGGAGGACTGGCGCAAATACCATCCCAACGTGACCCTGCAGGGCCCACTGCCACCGGATACCTGCTGGCTGGACGCCGGCAGCGCCTGGCACGGCCATGGCCCAGGTGCCGATGGCTATCTGGCCCTGTACCACGATCAGGGCTTGATCCCCGTGAAGCTGCTGGCCTTTGACGCCGCCGTGAACACCAGTCTGGGGCTGCCCTTTCTGCGCACCTCTCCCGACCATGGCACCGGCTTTGACATCGCCGGCCAGGGAGTGGCACGACCCGACAGCATGGCAGCGGCGATCACGACGGCCTGGGAATTCGGCTGA
- the accB gene encoding acetyl-CoA carboxylase biotin carboxyl carrier protein: MQLDHDQLHRLLALLGESDIQELRLEGDDFRLEVRRNLPSTAPVTLVQAPVASPGLETPMPTTPAAPSAPSAPPPAAAAARSDLIDITAPMVGTFYRSPAPGEPSFVELGDRISAGQPICILEAMKLMNELEAEVSGELVEILVENGTPVEFGQVLMRVKSV, encoded by the coding sequence ATGCAGCTCGATCACGACCAACTTCACCGACTCCTGGCCCTGCTTGGTGAGAGCGACATCCAGGAGCTCAGGCTCGAGGGTGATGACTTCCGCCTGGAGGTGCGTCGCAACCTCCCCAGCACGGCCCCGGTCACCCTGGTCCAGGCGCCGGTGGCCAGCCCTGGCCTTGAGACACCGATGCCCACGACCCCGGCCGCACCATCCGCTCCTTCGGCGCCGCCACCTGCCGCCGCCGCTGCGCGTAGTGATCTGATCGATATCACGGCACCGATGGTGGGCACGTTCTATCGGTCTCCCGCCCCTGGGGAGCCTTCCTTTGTGGAGCTGGGTGATCGGATCAGTGCCGGTCAGCCGATCTGCATTCTTGAGGCCATGAAGCTGATGAATGAGCTCGAGGCAGAAGTGAGTGGGGAGCTCGTCGAGATCCTTGTGGAGAACGGCACGCCGGTTGAGTTCGGCCAGGTGTTGATGCGCGTCAAATCGGTCTGA
- the efp gene encoding elongation factor P, with translation MISSNDFRTGTSIELDGQVWRVVEFLHVKPGKGSAFVRTKLKAVQSGNVVEKTFRAGEMLPQAILEKSTLQHTYMEGEDYVFMDMSSYEETRLTAKQIGDSRKYLKEGMEVNVVSWNGKPLEVELPNSVVLEITQTDPGVKGDTATGGTKPAIVETGAQVMVPLFLSIGEKIKIDTRTDSYLGRET, from the coding sequence ATGATCTCCAGCAACGACTTTCGTACCGGGACCTCGATTGAGCTGGATGGGCAGGTCTGGCGGGTCGTTGAATTCCTCCATGTGAAACCCGGCAAGGGCTCGGCCTTCGTGCGTACGAAGCTGAAGGCCGTCCAGAGCGGCAACGTGGTCGAGAAGACCTTCCGTGCCGGGGAAATGCTCCCCCAGGCCATCCTTGAGAAGAGCACCCTCCAGCACACCTACATGGAGGGCGAGGACTATGTGTTCATGGACATGAGCTCCTATGAGGAGACCCGCCTCACGGCCAAGCAGATCGGCGACAGCCGTAAGTACCTCAAGGAGGGGATGGAGGTGAACGTGGTGTCCTGGAACGGCAAGCCCCTCGAGGTGGAGTTGCCCAATTCGGTGGTGCTGGAGATCACCCAGACCGATCCCGGCGTGAAGGGTGACACGGCCACCGGTGGAACGAAGCCCGCCATCGTCGAGACCGGCGCCCAGGTGATGGTCCCCCTGTTCCTGTCGATCGGCGAGAAGATCAAGATCGATACCCGCACCGACAGCTACCTCGGCCGGGAGACCTGA
- a CDS encoding peptidylprolyl isomerase, with the protein MLLALLLLAPASGPALAALPPGNAISDPTALLRNALPIQASDLQDLQHRLEATSDDLRAKRWNALLGAVRRSQSLLASRQEAMVNNFPDTDRDAAGTLLSKLGDQLETLAGTAEQQNRDAFLAARRQALATIGAAEAMLVGPFPYAIPESFADLPRLLGRATVQLTTTKGDLTAVVDGYNAPLTAGAFVDLAQRGFYDGLPFIRAEDFYVLQTGDPSGPADGFIDPTTKLERHVPLEIRVPGEKAPFYNQTFEDLGMFKAEPVLPFSSKGTLGWAHSDEALDDGSSQFFLFLFEPELTPAGLNLIDGRYAAFGYVVDGFDVLEELTADDGIVRIRVLEGAENLQAHG; encoded by the coding sequence ATGCTGCTGGCCCTGCTGCTGCTGGCTCCGGCCTCCGGGCCGGCCCTGGCAGCCCTGCCCCCAGGCAACGCCATCAGCGATCCCACGGCCCTGCTGCGCAATGCCCTGCCGATCCAGGCCTCCGATCTGCAGGATCTGCAGCATCGCCTCGAGGCCACCAGCGACGACCTGCGGGCCAAGCGCTGGAACGCCCTGCTCGGGGCCGTGCGCCGCAGCCAATCGCTGCTCGCCTCCCGCCAGGAGGCGATGGTGAACAACTTCCCGGACACCGATCGCGACGCCGCAGGCACCCTCCTGAGCAAGCTGGGCGACCAGTTGGAGACGCTGGCCGGCACCGCCGAACAACAGAACCGCGATGCCTTCCTGGCGGCACGCCGGCAGGCCCTGGCCACGATCGGCGCGGCCGAGGCGATGCTGGTCGGGCCCTTCCCCTATGCCATCCCCGAGAGCTTCGCCGACCTGCCACGGCTGCTGGGGCGCGCCACGGTGCAGCTGACCACCACCAAGGGTGATCTCACTGCGGTGGTGGATGGCTACAACGCGCCGCTCACCGCCGGAGCCTTCGTGGACCTGGCCCAGCGCGGCTTCTACGACGGCCTGCCCTTCATCCGCGCCGAAGACTTCTACGTGCTCCAGACCGGCGATCCCAGTGGTCCGGCCGATGGCTTCATCGATCCCACCACGAAGCTGGAGCGGCATGTGCCCCTGGAAATCCGCGTTCCCGGCGAGAAGGCCCCCTTCTACAACCAGACCTTTGAAGATCTGGGGATGTTCAAGGCGGAGCCGGTGCTGCCCTTCTCCAGCAAAGGCACCCTGGGATGGGCCCACTCCGATGAGGCCCTCGACGACGGCTCCTCCCAGTTCTTCCTGTTCCTGTTCGAGCCCGAACTGACGCCCGCGGGCCTCAACCTGATCGACGGCCGTTATGCCGCGTTCGGTTATGTGGTCGACGGCTTCGACGTTCTCGAGGAACTCACCGCCGATGACGGCATCGTCAGGATCCGGGTGCTGGAAGGCGCAGAGAATCTTCAGGCCCATGGCTGA